The Cucurbita pepo subsp. pepo cultivar mu-cu-16 chromosome LG05, ASM280686v2, whole genome shotgun sequence nucleotide sequence TTATACACTTCTGGCCAAATGGATAACTCCtttttgttagatgaacacgactctccacaatggtatgatattgtccactttgagcataagctctcatggctttgctttgggcttcctcaaaaggcctcgtaccattGGAGATAgcattctttgattataaacccatgatcattccctaaattagccgatgtgggactttcatccaacacctcccctcgatcattccctaaattagcattcctcgattaaggggttccttgattaaggggagacgtactttgttcgaagggatgtgttggatgaaagtcccacattggcgtactttgttcgaagggatgtgttggatgaaagtcccacattggcgtactttgttcgaagggatgtgttggatgaaagtcccacattggcgtactttgttcgaagggatgtgttggatgaaagtcccacattggcgtactttgttcgaagggatgtgttggatgaaagtcccacattggcgtactttgttcgaagggatgtgttggatgaaagtcccacattggcgtactttgttcgaagggatgtgttggatgaaagtcccacattggcgtactttgttcgaagggatgtgttggatgaaagtcccacattggcgtactttgttcgaagggatgtgttggatgaaagtcccacattggcgtactttgttcgaagggatgtgttggatgaaagtcccacattggctaatttacggaatgatcatgggtttataatgaaggaatactatctccattggtacgaggccttttggggaagcccaaagcaaaggcatgagagtttatgctcaaggtggacaatatcataccattgtggagagtcgtgttctgGCTCTTTGGGTCTTGCTCTTCCTCTGGTAATATTCATACACCAATGATGTTTGTTCTGAAAAAAGATTTATCTATCAGTTTTTCTTCAATATCAAAGCTTCACTTTCTTATTGGAGTGTTATctccaattttctttgttgATCCCTATGATTCTGGTGAAACCTATACCTATTAATTTacttgaaagagaaaaaaagagagaaattagtTCCATCTTTTGTATTCTATGGGAACAACCACCTGTTAACTTTATTAACTTGTTTAACCTTCTGCTGTTCCCCATAGACAATGAACCCAGAAGGACAAGATCCTTCTCCTAAGGAGATCCTATCAGTCATTGATTTTCTAAAGAAGCAAGTTGCCGGTGAACGTTGTAACTCCATACAGGTGCTTTCATTACTATGGTCACACAAGCTTCTCACTTTTTTAGCTAGCTTAGAGTTGAATTTTGCGTTAATAGTGTATCAATATTAACTTCTACTGGATCTCTCTTAATTTTTCAGAAAAGAATGGAAGAAAACAAGCAGAAGTTAATCGACATCACCACTCACTTGTTGAAATCATCAGCAGAAAGAAGGATAAGAAGGATACATGATTCAGATAAGGGGGTGGATCTATTGACAAAGAGGCAGAAAGATGCCCTTGATATGCAGAATGGTATAGATGTAAGTGATGGGGAAAATGACCAATCTCAAGAAGATGGGCATGCATCTTCTGCTGTTCTTCTTGGATCTAATGTTGCAGTTAGAAATGCTGTACGACCTATTAAGCTTCCTGAAGTTAAAAGATTACCTCCTTATACTACATGGATATTTTTGGACAGGTATGTAaaatttcttcacttttccTTATCTTTTTTCTGAAATTCCTCTAATTAGTTAGTATTATTTGAATTGTCTGAGCAGCTCAAATCCATGGAGGTATTGTGTGCATGTGGGTAACTAGTATGATGCAGAGTTTTGGGGGTTGTAAAACACCATATAACTGAAGTTTAAGATCTTGCTCAAGTTCTAATCGTAATTATCTGTTTCTATTGTTGTTAGAATACTGGATTTTATTCCTGTTTCCTGATATTCTACTTTAAGTTACCCGGTTATAGTTTTGAAGTCTCGATGGGGTTCATATAGAAGTCGTTTTGTGCAAGGCTGGGTCATAGGCTTATAGCATTGCCTGATGGCATGCGTTATGGCAagtatcatttaaaataaaaattaatcgtGCATACATCTGGCTGGAAAACAATCAAATGAAGTATTTACGGAGAATAAGAATTCTCCTTTTCactatcaatttttttgtcaCTCAAGGATGTATAGCCTCTCTCTCTCGAGTGTGGGGAATCAATTTATGCAATATCGCTATCTCGAGAACATTATCTTTAAGTCATTTACAAGGCTATGCTTTTTCTAAGACTTCCTTTGTTTATGCTTGCCTAATCTTTGTAAAAGTGGATGcctaacaataataaaaaatattatacatACTATTAGCTCAAGCATGAGAGATGAGAGATGGTCGCTCTGTTCTCTTTCCTCTTGTTTTCACCTGCCTAAATTCTCCACCAAAATTTCTAATCTCAGCCAATTCATTTTCATTGGATTTCTGATCAAGTAAGTATCTTCTATCAGATTTACCTTTTCATGGTCAGTTGTTTGATTGTTTCTTCCTTTAGAGAATGCATTAAGTAGATGTTATGTTGTTAATAAGTACTTTTGTATTTGGTGTGAAGAAGATTGCTTTTATATAgaagataatgaaaataagaCGGTCattccctttccttttctcaACTTTGGGCTGGTTCTTTGAATGTGTAGTATGGTCTTCAACAAGGGGAAGAAAGTAAGGGTGGATCACCTTTTGAGATATGTTAAATGCTTATctcaataaatttgaaagtaatATGCAAACTCCTCTAGTTCAGTTAAATGATTATTCCATGAAGGAAGATATCATTAGGTTGTCCTATGTGGATGCTATGAGAAGGATTTTAGAGCCTAAAGTTCCAAATAAATCAAGTACAGATTCAGACAATTCTagaatgtttctttttaatcctGAACAACTTAGAAAAACCAAGggattttcatttatattgggtgagaaaagaaaggaagtaGTAGACTTGGATTGGATCTCCATTATGTTAATTTCTAGACTATATGTTCATGATGGTTGGAAGAAAATCAGAAGTCCATTTTGAAGCCACCTTTCTGGTTAATCCATCTATGGTTGATGAAGCAAGACTTCAAATGAAAGATGGAAGAGTCTTGAGTGGTCTTGGTCCAAATGGGAGATAGATGTCCATTGgaattttctatttgaaatttgagaaaCGGTCAGATGAAAAACATAGCGAACCAGAAGTTATTTTAGGCTATAGAGGGTGGATTTTTATATTGAACTTGCCTTTGAGATATGGATGGGGTAGGGATTTATGCTTTTGGACTATGAATCCTCCCTTGTAATTCTTGTCCATCTTTTATGTGACCCCTCTCCCTTGAGCAGCTTTCCTTCTCTTGGTTGTGGAAGGTTAAAATTCCAACAAAGGTCAAATTCTTTGCATGATATGTTTTGCTTGAGAGGGTGAGTACTCTTGATTGTTTGCATGCCATGTTTTTCTTGGGAGGTGAATATTCAGAATCATGTTGCATCCTTTGTGGCGGGGCCACATTAGTACCTAATTTTTAAGAAGATGGCGAGGACTTAGACCACATTCTTTGGAGTTGTTAGTTTGCTTGGTCTATTTGGCTTGCTTTTTTTAGATGTTTGATTTTATTCTAGTTAGAAGTTTCTGGTTGGAGAGGAATCATAGATTTTTTAGAGATTCGGAGAGTTCTTCATGAAAGGTTTTGGTTACTTCAGTTAGGTTTATAAATTCCTTTCGTATCAGTTTCTAGgagctttgttctttttctctacGATATTATTTTGGATTGGAGGCCCTTTTTGTATAATAAGCTTTGAGAGGCTCCTTTTATTGAGCTGTCCTTTTGTAGGCCCTTTCATTAGTTTtgtatcatttcattttctctcgATGAAATTCAGtttcttatatataaaaaaaagaatggtgAACCACAGGAACTACAGTTTCCATGATATGGTGGATGGGTTAATCTATTCCACATAGCTATGCGGTGTACATTGTTTCTTGGTTTTTGTAAATGGAATATTGGAGACCGCACCACAAGACATCTACCCTTATGTTTGGTGATTTTGGTGCAGAAATCAGAGAATGACAGAAGATCAATCTGTGGTTGGTCGGAGGAGAATATATTATGGTCAAAGTGGAGGAGAAGCCCTTATTTGCAGTGATAGTGAGGAAGAAGCAATCGAGGACGAGGAGGAAAAGAGAGACTTCGTGGAATCTGAAGACTATATACTTCGGTTGGTATAAGCAAATTGATTGTATTTAGGCATTTTCTAACACGTTTCACTGTAAATTGTTGCCTACgcatttatatttttgatgTACGTACAACTTACTAGTAGGTTTGTGATTCTTCATAATCAAACCAGAGAAATTCAATCAGTAATCACACATATATTTATCTCAAAGTGGAGGAGAGACCCTTATTTTTGGCCGGTCAACTGATGTACTgacattgaagaaaaattagcCACTAGTTTTTGCCCTTatgtaaattttgtatttttaatttctatctCATTGGACATGCATTTGAAATTTCTTATGCAAAAAACTTcataaaaatgaacaaatgaTTACAACTCAACCACTTTTTGAGAGGGTGAGACTCTCTTATATGACCTTAACAACTAGGGGATGGTGTATTTCCATCTTTGCCTTTCCTAACCTAAACATTCACTATTAAGGGCCTAAAATCTCCCCTTGAATTGAGAGCTACCCTATCCTTGATgtgaaaatttggaaatttgtTGTGAATTGTGTCAAGTGATCCTCAAGTAGCTTTGTATTTAGGTAGACCCGTCACTGAACAAATAGTTCCCACTCCTTCATCTCTTCCTTAGTTGGTAAGCTATAATATATTGTGGAATGGTTTACCTCAAAATCATCAGTGAGGATTGGCGGTTGAGCTTCAATCAACGTGTTACTTcccatcatttttttcaattgtgaGACATGAAACATGGGGtggatattatttttttcaattgtgaGACATGAAACATGGGGTGGATATATTCGATTCATGAGGCAGATCCAATCTATGTGACCTGCACGATCCATCCACACCACAACAGGGTCCAAAGAACTAGGGAGATaaattctcatttctttttttggccTGGGATGCCTGTCTATAAGGTCTTAATTTCAAGAATACTCATTCTCCTAGGCCAACCTCCCGCTCTCTTCGTTTGTGATCAATAAACCTTTTCATCCTCTCTTGTGTCACACTAGCTACGACTTGAGCTTATCTAACACCAAATCCCTTTTTTTCCAATTGCTGGTCAAGTTTGCCATTTGTCGTTCGCTGATCACTATAAAACATGATTGGAGAAAGTGCTCAACTATACTCACTGTGGAATGAAGTGGTATTGAGAGAAGGATAGGTGGTGTTGTATTGAAATTTTGACCACAAAAGTCAATGTAGCCATTGCTTTGATTTCTCTCTAGAAAATCATTGGAAATAGGTTTGGAAGCATCTATGACAATCTTGGTTTGACCATCTGTGTTGGTGTAGTATGCCATCCTCCAATATAACCATGTGCCTTGTAATTGGAAAAGCTTAGTGCAAAACTGATAAATACCTTGTCTTGATCAGATCCAATGGAGGAGGAAAATCCATGTAAGTGCACAATTTTCTTTACAAACATAGCAACCACTATTTTGGCAGTGTAAGGATGGCTAAGTGCTAAGAAGTGAGTGTATTTGCTCAATCTGTCCTTCATTGCAAGAATTGTGCATGTCTTTTTGATCAGGGCAATCCTTCCATAAAGCCCATGGAAATGTCTCCATACTCGATCTAGTCTTCATAACAGTTGGAGAAGTCTTGATAGAGTCAAAAGATTTGTTTCGTTGGCACACTTGGCATTCCTCCATATACTTTTTCACCCCCTCATACTGTCTAATATAACTCATTTTCGGAAGTTGGGGTTAATATCAAACGGTTATTGTACCGCCAAGTTCCTTGGTGTGTGGAGAACTTAGGGTGAGTAGATGAATCTTCCTCCAAATCTTGTTTAATTTGCATCAACATGGGGTTGTTCACATCTCTTTCTACCATCTCGGCATCTAACATAGTGGAGTTGAGCTTGGAAGTAGTTGATTTATGAAAGAACATACTACTGGATTCAAGATTTCACACCATGATGTCTAGTAAAACATGACATTGCAATTTTAGAGAGAAGTGAATCCATACTCTTTTGTTGCTTCATCAAAAAGCCTTCTCCTCAGGCTTAGATTTACAATCTCCTTCCGTACATCCTTGATGAATCCTTTAGCGTTTGAGATAGCATGCATATCAGCATCCACCCATGCAACTTCCTGTAGACTAATTTTGCCTTCCACGCAGCATGCCCTCCTTTGGTTTCAGTAATTAGGGGCAAAAAAGCCAGCACCATGGTCTTGACCTCGTAAGATTATAAGCCACTTGAGGGTATCAACACCATACCTACTCAAACTTTCCTTTCTCTGAAAAACTCCACATGAATGGATCTCCACAGCCACTTTGAAATTAAGGCTTAATTTTTGtgtcaatttttttcactctCATGCCGCCTGAAGAAAGAGGGAGGCAACTCATTTTCAGTTTACCAAATTGTAACCCTGATATGAGTTAACTCCTTTTTCGAATTATCATTTAAGTTTGACATTTTAATTGGAAGTATAATGCACAAATACTCCATATATANtttttttttttttttttttgtaaaacaCTATATGCAAAGTGAAGATAACTAGCCATTATTTACCTTACCTTGACAGAATGACGATAAAAGAAATCGGTTCATCTGATCTGGTGCTAGAGTCACTTGCCACTTGTTTTTCTAGAAGTCCTGGTGAAATAATGGTATGGACTTTATTTcacataatataaaatttaaagaagcttCTCTTCTCTACTCCATCTGATTAAAACTGGTCATAGTGTAAGCTTTGGTCCAGCTGTTTCCCATTTGCTTTGTGCTGGCTTTACAGAGATATGAAACACCATCAAACATCTTATACAGGCAAGATATGAAGTGCTTACCCAGGGAGAAACAGCTGTAGGGTGTTTTAATAATAGGATCAATGAGGAGATCTCACGTATGGGAAGTTCTGTTCTTGATAAAGATCTTGATGCAGCTCTTGATTCGTTTGACAATCTATTTTGCCGCCGCTGCCTTGTAAGTTTTCTGTAGTGGTTCTTCTCAGAGTTGTGTTCATAGTTTTTACTCAATATTTggtatgtttttatttctacAGGTCTTCGATTGTAGACTACACGGTTGTTCCCAGGATCTTGTCTTTCCTGTAAGTGTATGCTAAAAGATCATGTATATACATGGATGTATGTACATTTTGTTGTATCTATCTTATGAATGGATATTATGTTGTGATTGATAGAAGTTCTTgttctgtaaaaaaaaaatcaggcTGAGAAACAACCTAAATGGGTAGTAGGTGAGGAAAATGCACCCTGCGGTCCACTCTGCTATCGATCGGTATGTATTGGTTTTCGTTACTATTATGATTTCCATACTTCAATTATTGAACACTATTTCGACTGTTTATCTGAGTAGTCCAAACcttaaatatttcttacaGGTactgaaatcaaataaaaatgatacaGGGGGGTCTCCACTTTGCAGTGACTTGGAAGAGAAACAGCCCATGTCATCTGATGTTACTGGCACCCAAAtctcaacaaaaaagaaatcttCTAAAGCTGCTCGAAGAAGGGCAAAATCCTATCAAAGTGAAAGTGCCTCATCAAATGCAAAGAACTTATCTGAAAGCAGCGAGTCAGATAACGAACCCAGGCAGGATGGGAATACTATTCATCTATCACCATCACCACATTCTAAGATAACTGGGGCGGGTGGAATACGAAAAAGGAACAGCAAGCGTGTTGCTGAGCGTGTTCTCATTTGCATGCAAAAGAGGCAGAAGAAAATGGCTGCGTCCGAATCAGAATCTCTAGCCAGTGTAGGTCATTGTTCAAATGATGTGAAACTAAAATCTAATTCTTGTAAAGAAAATGACGATACTAGTTCTTCGTCACGTAAGAACATTAGATCTCCTACACCGGGAAGGCCCAGGAGGAGGGAATCCCTGACTCAGAAATGCAACAAATTTGAGCAGAATGAAACACTTCTTAATTCATCAAATGAGATACTTACTCATATACCAGCTGACAGTTGTGATGACAACTCGAGGAAGGAAGAGTGTGTGGATGAAAATTTATGCAAGCAGGACTTGGCAGATGATAAATCCTGGAAAGCTATTGAAAAAGGTCTTTATGAGAAGGGTATTGAGATATTTGGTAGGAACAGGTCTGTGTACAGTTATGTTGTGTCTGTCTATATgcatttgttcttcttttaatactctgtttcatataatttatatggtTTTAATCTTTCATACAGCTGCTTGATAGCAAGGAATTTACTAAATGGGATGAAGACCTGTTGGGAAATTTTTCAATACATGAATTATTCTGAGAATAAGAATGGCAGTCAAGTAGGTGACGGGTCAAATCCTCATCTTGAAGGTTATGCCAAGGTTGTCTCTTGGGAACATGATTAATAAGTTTCCAATTTGCCTCTACCGTTACCGTTTTTATCTCCCCGTCCAATTTCTCTCGCTTGTACTAAGTTTAATGTTGAATTTTTCAGGGTAATAACGAGGTGAGAAGAAGGTCGAGGTTCTTACGTAGAAGGGGTAGAGTTCGTCGACTTAAATATACTTGGAAATCAGCTGCTTACCATTCAATACGGAAGCGAATAACTGAAAGGAAAGATCAGCCGTGCAGACAGTATAATCCATGTAATTGCCAAACTGCATGTGGAAAGCAGTGTGCCTGTCTCTTAAATGGCACCTGTTGTGAGAAGTACTGTGGGTGAGTCCTCCTAATTTTATTGTAGCTATTTTCTGATATTTGCATCATTTTGTAGgaaatattaatatgattcatttatattttaatctttcaattGACGTTTAAAGGTGCCCTAAGAGTTGCAAGAACCGTTTTAGAGGATGTCATTGTGCTAAAAGTCAATGTCGTAGTCGTCAATGTCCTTGCTTTGCAGCCGATCGAGAATGTGATCCAGACGTTTGTAGGAACTGTTGGGTCAGGTGagttcattctttctttcaattttccagTAAGTTCTTATTTACAATGGGAATGATAAGGGACCATGTGATGTATTTGGTAGAATATATCTCGCAGGTTAAATCtgttaaaactatatttagtaaactgaaaccatatatatacctcATTAAGCCGTGCTtccaaaatgtactttcttcattctctatATTCTCTCTTGGTGTACATatctgaagtcatcaataaaacctttagccaatattcctccttgaattttctctctcatgttctttgtgttcgtctggatcgagtgtgtgcgttgttgtgcgatcctaacaccGATGAGTATATGTGCCTATCTCAGTAAAATGTTTTGGACGTTTTGGACGTTTTGGACGCATGTAGTGGTAGCAAtcccattttgtttttcagtATTTAGAATGAACAATGaagaattttaagttttttagaactgaaaacattagaaaacaaaaatttgaatgcaTTTCACTGCAGCTTTTTTCCTCCTATCCTATTCAGTATGATTTTTAATATCCTGAACTTACTGTGCAACTTGCCTTTGTAGCTGTGGTGATGGTTCTCTTGGAGTTCCCAACCAAAGAGGTGATAATTATGAGTGCAGGAACATGAAGCTTCTTCTTAAACAACAACAAAGGgtatttcatttattcttacTCTATTTTGATCAAACTTAAAATGttagatttttgttgttaCTTTCATGGTCCTCTCTGAAGACGATTTTCAGCCAAGGCCGCTTACCCTTAAGTTTACTTGAGCTATcaatattattgatttaaaacTTGGTGAATCCATTCTATTATACACGATGAGGCCACTGGCTAGTTATGATTGTTGTTTGGGTATGATTCATTGTTGTCTGGCTTGGCTAGGATTGTTTGAGTAGAAAAAATTTGCATCCCGAGCAATCGGATGGGTTCAAGACCCCTTAACTCAAACTAACCCATAAACACCCGATTTCGAAAGAACAGTCGAGAAACTTTGGGTTAATGTTGTAATGTCTTTTCAATGGATTCTGGTTGGAAAGAAATATTAGTGTTTGTTGAGAGTTCTTTCGACTGGGATGGTGGTGTTTGATGATGTCAAATTCAATCATTCTTTTGGGTTTCCATAGGAAatagtgttttctttttatttcttctgtGTTATTCATTCTAATTAGGAAACTTTTTGTCATGGCTATGGCTTGGGGCTGAGACTtttgttgtgagatctcacatcgattggggaggagaacgaaacttctttacaagggtgtagaaacctctcttaacagacgcgttttaaaaaccttgaggggaagctcgaaaggataagctcaaagaggacaatatctgctagcggtgagcttgggcttgggctgttataaatagtatcagagctagacaccgggcgatgtgccagcgaggaggttgagccccaaagagggggtggacatgaggtggtgtgccaataaggacgctggactccgaaggaggtggattggtggtccacatcgattggagaagggaattagtgtcagcgaggatgttgagacttgaagggggggtggattgtgagatcccacattggttgggggaggaaacgaagcattctttataagagtgtggaaacctcttccctcgaaagggaaagtccaaagagaacaatatctgctcgcgGTGAGAGTGGGCCGTACATTTGTACTCGGAGGGTAGTGTGATATAATTGACTCCAGTTTGGTTTCCAATTTGTAGGTGTTACTGGGAAGATCTGACGTATCTGGTTGGGGAGCATTTCTAAAGGTAACGTCAAGTTCAACCTGCTATCAACTTACTTTCTAGTACTGCTGCTTGCTAAATTGAGTTGCCACCTCCAGAATAGTGTTGGCAAACACGAATATCTCGGCGAGTACACCGGCGAGTTAATTTCTCACAGGGAGGCTGATAAACGAGGAAAAATATACGACCGTGAAAACTCGTCATTTCTGTTCAATTTGAATGACCAGGCATGTTCCTATCCTATAATTCTTTTTGGTAATAACTTGAGAAATCCTCACTttgacataattttttatgcttcGTTTAGTTCGTTCTCGATGCATACCGAAAGGgcgataaattaaaatttgccAATCATTCTCCAGATCCGAACTGCTATGCCAAGGTAAGTGTACAACATTGTATGCATCTTTTCATCCCAAATTTGGTAACAAGTTCATAATACCTCCTGGTTGGTCATCTATTTGCAGGTCATCATGGTTGCAGGAGATCACCGGGTTGGCATCTTTGCCAAGGAAAGAATCAGTGCTGGTGAGGAACTGTTCTATGATTATAGATATGAGCCCGATCGAGCGCCTGCGTGGGCTAGGAAGCCAGAGGCATCAGGGTCGAAAAAGGACGATGGTGCTCCTTCGAGTGGTCGAGCTAAGAAACTCGCATAATTTAACCATTCATTTGGGACTTGGGAAGGTTCAAAATGTAGTGTAATTCTTTCATAGACAAAAGGGTGAGTCCTCATTGATGGTAGATCATAGGTGCTATTCTTGGATCAATTCATGTAAAGGGAGATGATTTAGTTACCTCCAT carries:
- the LOC111795607 gene encoding histone-lysine N-methyltransferase CLF-like, translated to MASKVSLPSPSADRSELHDDPQTMNPEGQDPSPKEILSVIDFLKKQVAGERCNSIQKRMEENKQKLIDITTHLLKSSAERRIRRIHDSDKGVDLLTKRQKDALDMQNGIDVSDGENDQSQEDGHASSAVLLGSNVAVRNAVRPIKLPEVKRLPPYTTWIFLDRNQRMTEDQSVVGRRRIYYGQSGGEALICSDSEEEAIEDEEEKRDFVESEDYILRMTIKEIGSSDLVLESLATCFSRSPGEIMARYEVLTQGETAVGCFNNRINEEISRMGSSVLDKDLDAALDSFDNLFCRRCLVFDCRLHGCSQDLVFPAEKQPKWVVGEENAPCGPLCYRSVLKSNKNDTGGSPLCSDLEEKQPMSSDVTGTQISTKKKSSKAARRRAKSYQSESASSNAKNLSESSESDNEPRQDGNTIHLSPSPHSKITGAGGIRKRNSKRVAERVLICMQKRQKKMAASESESLASVGHCSNDVKLKSNSCKENDDTSSSSRKNIRSPTPGRPRRRESLTQKCNKFEQNETLLNSSNEILTHIPADSCDDNSRKEECVDENLCKQDLADDKSWKAIEKGLYEKGIEIFGRNSCLIARNLLNGMKTCWEIFQYMNYSENKNGSQVGDGSNPHLEGYAKGNNEVRRRSRFLRRRGRVRRLKYTWKSAAYHSIRKRITERKDQPCRQYNPCNCQTACGKQCACLLNGTCCEKYCGCPKSCKNRFRGCHCAKSQCRSRQCPCFAADRECDPDVCRNCWVSCGDGSLGVPNQRGDNYECRNMKLLLKQQQRVLLGRSDVSGWGAFLKNSVGKHEYLGEYTGELISHREADKRGKIYDRENSSFLFNLNDQFVLDAYRKGDKLKFANHSPDPNCYAKVIMVAGDHRVGIFAKERISAGEELFYDYRYEPDRAPAWARKPEASGSKKDDGAPSSGRAKKLA